In Aegilops tauschii subsp. strangulata cultivar AL8/78 chromosome 3, Aet v6.0, whole genome shotgun sequence, one genomic interval encodes:
- the LOC109766129 gene encoding uncharacterized protein — MRKLVSAWLLGALGLAELLVIAVVHLTYGFYLFTIAVCRDLSRLAGAPKDAVVGDGQAEAVLDGAVPPIVLVHGVLGFGKGRMAGMSYFAGAEEKDDRVLVPDLGSLTSVHDRARALFYYLKGGRVDYGEEHSRTYGHARFGRAYDRGHYPMWDEEHPAHFVGHSAGAQVIRLLQQMLHDKAFDGYENTSENWVVSVTSLSGVLNGSTTAYLGGIRPEDGRSIRFVCLAQIYRVGTTIYHWLDIPWLRRYYDFGFDHFGMSWRTVGVSGLPSLLAGTSGPFATGDWILPDLTIQNAARMNADVRTFPDTFYFSYATRRTTKFCGITVPSGVMHIHPLVFIHVMQLCRWRHFAAEPPCKGYRDEDWEDNDGALNTISMTHPRIPVEHPSIFVEDDSDCHQLQPGIWYYKIVEADHMTFVMNRPKGSVQFDLIYDNIFRNCRKNVFRTAPLTLPNQNST; from the exons ATGAGGAAGCTGGTGAGTGCGTGGCTGCTAGGCGCCCTGGGGCTGGCCGAGCTGCTCGTCATCGCGGTCGTCCACCTGACCTACGGGTTCTACCTCTTCACCATCGCCGTCTGCCGCGACCTCTCCCGGCTGGCCGGCGCGCCGAAGGACGCCGTCGTGGGCGACGGCCAAGCGGAGGCTGTGCTCGACGGCGCGGTGCCGCCGATCGTGCTGGTCCACGGCGTCTTGGGGTTCGGCAAGGGC AGGATGGCCGGGATGTCCTACTTCGCCGGCGCGGAGGAGAAGGACGACCGGGTGCTAGTGCCCGACCTGGGCTCGCTCACCAGCGTGCACGACAG GGCCCGGGCGCTGTTCTACTACCTGAAAGGAGGACGGGTGGACTACGGCGAGGAGCACAGCAGGACGTACGGGCACGCCCGCTTCGGCAGAGCATACGACCGCG GGCACTACCCAATGTGGGACGAGGAGCACCCAGCCCACTTCGTGGGCCACTCGGCCGGCGCGCAGGTCATCAGGCTCCTGCAACAGATGCTCCATGACAAG GCATTCGACGGGTACGAGAACACCTCTGAGAACTGGGTGGTGAGCGTCACCTCCCTCTCTGGCGTGCTCAATGGTTCCACGACAGCCTACCTCGGCGGAATACG TCCAGAAGATGGCCGGTCTATAAGGTTCGTCTGCCTCGCCCAGATCTACCGAGTGGGTACCACCATCTACCACTGGCTCGACATACCCTGGCTCAGGCGCTACTACGACTTCGGCTTCGACCACTTTGGCATGTCTTGGCGCACAGTCGGTGTGTCAGGCCTACCCAGCCTACTCGCTGGCACCTCGGGACCGTTCGCCACAGGAGACTGGATTCTACCGGACCTCACCATCCAGAATGCCGCGAGGATGAACGCCGATGTGCGCACCTTCCCTGACACGTTCTACTTCAGCTACGCTACCAGGCGGACGACCAAGTTTTGTGGCATCACCGTGCCGTCCGGTGTTATGCACATTCACCCTCTTGTGTTCATACACGTCATGCAGTTGTGTCGGTGGCGCCACTTCGCCGCCGAGCCCCCTTGCAAAGGTTACAG GGATGAAGATTGGGAGGATAATGATGGTGCATTGAATACTATCTCCATGACACATCCTCGGATTCCAGTAGAACACCCGAGCATCTTCGTAGAGGATGATTCGGATTGCCATCAACTTCAACCAGGAATCTG GTATTACAAGATCGTGGAGGCAGATCACATGACGTTTGTGATGAACCGCCCTAAAGGAAGCGTGCAATTCGATCTCATATACGACAACATCTTTAGGAACTGCAGGAAAAATGTGTTTAGGACGGCCCCACTTACGCTACCAAATCAAAACTCGACCTAG
- the LOC109766128 gene encoding thioredoxin domain-containing protein 9 homolog, producing the protein MDGVIGQILEKQVLSAAKAVEDKLDEQIAALERLDPDDIEALRERRILQMRRAAERRAKWRALGHGEYTEVPEKEFFSAAKASERMVCHFYRDNWPCKVMDKHMSILAKQHVETRFIKVHAEKAPFLTEKLRVVVLPTLALVKNAKVEDYVVGFDELGGKDDFSTEDLEERIAKAQVIFLDGEGPANPSKQAAASKRSVRQSDTGNSDSD; encoded by the exons atggacgGCGTCATCGGCCAG ATCTTGGAGAAGCAAGTGCTGTCGGCCGCGAAGGCGGTCGAGGACAAGCTAGATGAGCAGATCGCCGCGCTCGAGCGGCTCGACCCGGACGACATCGAGGCGCTCCGCGAGCGCCGGATTCTGCAGATGCGCCGCGCGGCCGAGCGCCGGGCCAAGTGGCGGGCCCTGGGGCACGGCGAGTACACGGAGGTCCCCGAGAAAGAGTTCTTCTCCGCCGCCAAGGCCAGCGAGCGCATGGTGTGCCACTTCTACCGCGACAACTGGCCGTGCAAG GTTATGGACAAACACATGTCGATTCTTGCTAAACAGCATGTAGAAACACGGTTTATCAAAGTCCATGCTGAAAAGGCTCCCTTTCTGACTGAAAAACTAAGGGTTGTTGTGCTCCCAACTCTTGCCCTAGTGAAGAATGCCAAGGTTGAGGATTATGTG GTTGGATTTGATGAGCTGGGTGGTAAAGATGACTTCAGCACTGAAGATCTGGAGGAACGCATTGCGAAAGCTCAAGTGATCTTCCTCGACGGGGAGGGGCCTGCAAATCCTTCCAAGCAAGCTGCTGCCAGCAAGCGAAGCGTTCGACAATCAGATACTGGCAACTCAGACTCTGACTAG